The Alphaproteobacteria bacterium genome has a window encoding:
- a CDS encoding DUF502 domain-containing protein, with protein MNARQVEDQKRKKRRGGVFWRLRRWFIAGLLATAPIGLTVWLVLAIVDWIDRAVKPLLPPGWWPSQYLPFELPGVGLVVALVGITVIGALTTGYLGRLLRNSYEGLLGRLPVVRGIYAFLKQVLEMVFQNQSGSFREVVLFEYPRHGTWTLGFITGVTQGEVQSLTEDELVNVFVPTTPNPTSGFFLFVPRKELVVLSMSVEEGIKMVVSGGMVTPEDKRPEEERAQPTVASYRDGEAPRIAAPGEDADGQAEKPAA; from the coding sequence ATGAACGCCAGGCAGGTTGAAGACCAGAAGCGGAAGAAGCGGCGCGGCGGGGTGTTCTGGCGCCTGCGGCGCTGGTTCATCGCCGGCCTGCTGGCGACGGCGCCGATCGGGCTGACCGTCTGGCTGGTGCTGGCCATCGTCGACTGGATCGACCGGGCGGTGAAGCCGTTGCTGCCGCCGGGTTGGTGGCCGAGCCAGTATCTGCCGTTCGAGCTGCCCGGCGTCGGCCTGGTGGTGGCGCTGGTCGGCATCACCGTCATCGGCGCGCTGACCACCGGCTATCTCGGCCGGCTGCTGCGCAACAGCTACGAGGGGCTGCTCGGCCGTCTGCCGGTGGTGCGCGGCATCTATGCCTTCCTCAAGCAGGTTCTGGAGATGGTGTTCCAGAACCAGTCGGGCTCGTTCCGCGAGGTCGTGCTGTTCGAATATCCCCGCCACGGCACCTGGACGCTCGGCTTCATCACCGGCGTCACCCAGGGCGAGGTGCAGAGCCTGACCGAGGACGAACTGGTCAATGTGTTCGTGCCGACGACGCCGAACCCCACCTCCGGCTTCTTCCTGTTCGTGCCGCGCAAGGAACTGGTGGTGCTCAGCATGTCGGTGGAGGAGGGCATCAAGATGGTGGTCTCCGGCGGCATGGTGACGCCGGAGGACAAGCGCCCGGAGGAGGAGCGCGCCCAGCCGACGGTGGCCTCCTACCGCGACGGCGAGGCGCCGCGAATTGCCGCGCCCGGCGAGGACGCGGACGGGCAGGCCGAGAAACCGGCGGCCTGA